Proteins encoded in a region of the Bactrocera tryoni isolate S06 chromosome 4, CSIRO_BtryS06_freeze2, whole genome shotgun sequence genome:
- the LOC120775866 gene encoding synembryn, with amino-acid sequence MEEHKLEELRSKNFSRIKSILTEFNTKNDDLFNFSAFHVDGRWHALWRALFDILKDDSLQDLHDLTLNSVRILTRDKCSLQTEDLEEDVSCLLKLAHLEHPEAVEVSDATEPTGCESNVIDSDVLTVQSVNVHWSGNTTRVVVESLKCLCNLVYQCADRRRQCVKSNITDAILKRIASSVQHPPSVEFFDMKLLFLITAMEPATRTRVQIDLNGVAYMTEWLDEKLVETDASDEHMDLLCEILKVMFNITTNSDRSPNENEIQSRHLTGVLRKLLLNFGELRNERERSIIMHAINLLTNISSSCLTELIMKSESGGPASSSLLIYEGYNVRALEIITRYLKVILDEQEKAATSNEQISPVLTLLVKCARSDRILRHYIRSVVLPPLRNVYTRPEVGNELRNHLCRFLTLPEMMLRDLATELLFVCCKENVSRMVKHTGYGNAAGLFAKRGLLGGRHVESTDYSSDSEDSDTEEYKQVQHNINPVIGCYEAPKKSPLEGMSEEQKQYEAMQLVNLMDKLHKTGVVQPCRIGEDGKPQPVDHILQLQEELPQQQADQKRKT; translated from the exons ATGGAAGAACACAAATTAGAGGAATTGCGTAGCAAAAATTTCAGTCGGATTAAATCTATATTGACCGAATTTAATACAAAA AATGATGACCTTTTCAATTTTTCGGCTTTCCATGTGGATGGGCGCTGGCATGCTTTGTGGCGTGCACTCTTTGATATACTTAAAGACGATAGCTTACAGGACTTGCATGATCTCACTTTAAATAGTGTCCGTATCCTCACTAGAGACAAATGTAGTTTACAAACAGAGGATTTAGAAGAAGATGTATCTTGTCTTCTTAAACTAGCTCATTTGGAGCATCCTGAAGCTGTAGAAGTTTCTGATGCTACTGAGCCAACTGGTTGTGAGTCGAATGTCATTGATTCGGACGTATTAACAGTTCAAAGTGTTAATGTACACTGGAGTGGTAACACAACCAGAGTTGTAGTTGAGTCTCTTAAGTGTCTGTGTAATTTAGTATACCAATGTGCAGATCGCCGTCGCCAATGCGTAAAATCTAACATTACAGATGCTATTCTAAAGCGGATCGCGTCATCTGTACAACATCCTCCTTCAGTTGaattttttgatatgaaattgttatttttgataACAGCAATGGAGCCAGCAACCCGTACACGTGTACAAATTGATTTAAATGGGGTGGCTTATATGACTGAATGGCTTGACGAAAAACTTGTAGAGACAGATGCTAGTGATGAGCATATGGATTTATTATGTGAGATCTTAAAGGTAATGTTTAATATTACTACAAATTCTGACAGAAGcccaaatgaaaatgaaattcagAGTCGACACTTGACTGGTGTGCTACGAAAGTTGCTATTAAATTTCGGAGAACTAAGGAATGAGCGAGAACGTAGCATAATTATGCACGCCATTAACCTTTTGACAAACATTTCTAGTAGTTGTTTGACAGAGTTGATAATGAAAAGTGAATCAGGAGGTCCGGCCTCATCATCTTTATTAATTTATGAAGGATATAATGTACGTGCATTAGAAATAATTACGAGGTATTTAAAAGTGATATTAGATGAACAGGAAAAAGCTGCAACATCTAATGAGCAAATTTCTCCAGTTCTAACATTGCTGGTGAAGTGTGCACGAAGTGATAGGATTTTGCGTCACTATATTAGAAGTGTAGTGTTACCCCCATTACGAAATGTTTATACACGACCGGAGGTGGGAAATGAATTACGAAATCATTTATGTCGGTTTTTGACTTTACCAGAAATGATGTTGCGTGATTTAGCTACAGAGCTACTTTTTGTGTgctgtaaagaaaatgtatcaCGTATGGTAAAACATACAGGCTATGGTAACGCTGCTGGTTTATTTGCAAAGCGCGGTCTCCTAGGAGGCCGGCACGTCGAAAGCACTGATTATTCTTCAGATAGCGAGGACAGCGATACAGAGGAATATAAACAAGTGCAACATAATATCAACCCAGTTATTGGATGTTATGAGGCTCCGAAAAAGAGTCCTCTCGAAGGTATGTCTGAGGAGCAGAAGCAATATGAGGCAATGCAGCTTGTAAATCTAATGGACAAATTACACAAAACGGGAGTGGTGCAACCTTGTCGAATTGGTGAGGACGGCAAACCACAACCAGTAGATCATATTTTACAATTGCAAGAGGAATTACCTCAACAACAAGCGGATCAGAAACGTAAAACCTAA
- the LOC120775867 gene encoding syntaxin-16: MTSRNLTEVFVIMRNNASKHRNLYSESRSTDDAERLINNSIRDAEEGLEMRDDYGTPPLWIDKLEEAQYTLSKIKPKLDELGSLHARHLLQPAFDETFEEEREIECLSQEISKLITSTHRHIQCIRSSLGIGTKKEQRLTENVVTCLLLQLQELTSKFRNSQSNYVRQLNSREERSQKYFGNDDFTNIDLVSGTTDDHDNFVDTFDNFLQPVSSVLSNNKSTNKRGYLYDDESSEQIDENFQRPLSNRMTKQQLLLFEEENTRFAINRDEEVTKIVKSIYDLNDIFKDLSQMVQEQGTILDRIDYNVEQTQTRVSEGLRQLQRAEMYQRKNRKMCIIMVLASVTLFMLLLLIFTKL; this comes from the exons ATGACTTCGCGTAACCTAACTGAGGTTTTTGTGATAATGCGCAATAATGCGTCCAAACATCGAAATTTGTATTCTGAAAGCAga TCGACAGATGATGCAGAACgtttaattaataattcaatCCGCGATGCAGAGGAAGGTTTAGAAATGCGGGATGACTACGGTACTCCTCCTTTGTGGATAGATAAGTTGGAGGAAGCACAATACACTTTATCTAA AATAAAGCCAAAACTTGATGAATTAGGTTCATTACATGCAAGACACCTGTTGCAACCTGCTTTTGATGAAACTTTTGAGGAAGAGAGAGAAATAGAATGCCTCAGCCAGGAGATTTCAAAACTTATCACATCCACTCACCGACATATACAATGCATTCGATCAAGTCTTGGTATAGGAACTAAGAAGGAACAGCGGTTAACAGAAAATGTGGTTACTTGTTTGCTACTTCAGTTGCAAGAATTGACCTCTAAATTTCGTAACAGCCAAAGTAATTACGTACGACAGCTGAACTCCAGAGAAGAAcgttcacaaaaatattttggaaatgaTGATTTCACAAACATTGACTTGGTTTCGGGTACTACAGATGATCATGATAATTTCGTAGATACCTTTGATAACTTTCTACAACCCGTTTCCTCTGTATTAAGTAATAATAAGTCTACTAATAAACGTGGCTATTTATATGATGATGAATCTTCTGAACAAATAGATGAAAATTTTCAACGTCCTTTATCGAACCGCATGACTAAACAGCAACTTCTGCTTTTTGAAGAAGAAAACACTCGCTTCGCAATTAATCGCGACGAAGAAGTCACCAAAATCGTAAAATCCATTTATGATCTCAATGATATATTTAAAGATCTTAGTCAAATGGTTCAAGAACAAGGTACTATATTGGATCGTATTGATTACAATGTCGAGCAAACTCAGACAAGGGTATCTGAAGGACTTCGGCAATTACAACGTGCTGAAatgtatcaaagaaaaaacCGGAAAATGTGTATTATTATGGTGTTGGCATCTGTAACTTTATTCATGCTTCTCCTCCTTATTTTTACAAAGttataa
- the LOC120775770 gene encoding TM2 domain-containing protein CG11103: protein MVTHSKHILFNPLTVLIALDLISHMGVVSAIHARSEKEMQTTAVQSVVPITSPSSLTGSAAVSSDFNPLGPMVMCSFLPRDFLECKDPIDHDNNNTARAVKGYGCLRFGGSTYEEVEHTEVLCTVFSDIDCYGPRTFLRDGVPCVRYTDHYFVTTLIYSILLGFLGMDRFCLGQTGTAVGKLLTLGGVGVWWVIDVILLITNNLLPEDGSNWNPYI from the coding sequence ATGGTAACGCACAGTAAACACATCCTATTTAATCCCTTAACTGTATTAATTGCTTTGGATTTAATTTCACATATGGGAGTAGTGAGTGCCATCCATGCACGCAGTGAAAAAGAAATGCAAACCACAGCTGTTCAATCGGTTGTGCCTATTACGTCTCCATCGTCTTTAACTGGTTCAGCCGCAGTATCCTCAGATTTCAACCCACTTGGACCAATGGTTATGTGTTCGTTTTTGCCTCGTGACTTTTTGGAGTGCAAAGATCCAATTGACCATGATAACAATAATACAGCCAGGGCAGTAAAAGGTTACGGATGCCTACGTTTTGGAGGATCTACGTATGAAGAAGTGGAGCATACAGAAGTTCTGTGCACAGTATTTTCCGATATTGATTGTTATGGACCACGAACATTTTTACGGGACGGTGTGCCCTGTGTGCGCTACACAGATCATTATTTTGTGACCACacttatatatagtattttattaGGGTTCTTAGGTATGGATAGATTTTGTTTAGGCCAAACAGGCACAGCTGTAGGAAAGCTATTGACACTTGGTGGCGTTGGAGTATGGTGGGTTATTGATGTTATCCTACTTATCACAAACAACTTGCTTCCAGAGGATGGGAGCAATTGGAACCCTTACATATAA
- the LOC120775868 gene encoding cathepsin B codes for MRVIFVGFFLLALAIVVSGEKDATDAHFLSNEFIELVRNNAKTWTPGRNFPESIGEKYIRGLMGVHPDSHKFALSQLIKESGDSEIELPEEFDSRKQWSQCPTISEIRDQGSCGSCWAFGAVEAMSDRFCIHSNGTKNFHFSADDLVSCCHTCGFGCNGGFPGAAWSYWTRKGIVSGGAFGSNQGCRPYEIAPCEHHVNGTRPACDGEHGKTPRCQHKCQASYKGDYAKDKHYGAKAYSIGRNQRDIQEEIYKNGPVEGAFTVYEDLILYKDGVYQHVVGKALGGHAIRILGWGVENNTPYWLIANSWNTDWGNNGYFKILRGEDHCGIESSISAGIPRIENN; via the exons ATGAGAGTTATTTtcgttggtttttttttattggctcTTGCTATCGTAGTATCTGGAGAAAAAGATGCAACTGATGCGcattttttatcaaatgaaTTCATTGAACTGGTGCGCAATAATGCGAAAACATGGACA ccgGGGAGGAATTTTCCTGAATCTATCGGTGAGAAATACATTCGTGGTTTAATGGGAGTCCACCCAGATTCGCATAAATTCGCACTATCACAATTAATAAAAGAATCTGGTGATAGCGAAATTGAATTGCCAGAGGAATTTGATTCGAGAAAGCAGTGGTCTCAGTGTCCTACTATTTCGGAAATACGAGATCAAGGTTCTTGCGGATCGTGTTGGGCGTTTGGAGCAGTGGAAGCAATGTCAGATAGG TTTTGCATTCATTCCAACGGAaccaaaaattttcacttttctgcTGACGACTTGGTATCATGTTGCCATACATGTGGATTTGGATGCAACGGAGGATTTCCAGGAGCTGCCTGGAGCTATTGGACTCGAAAAGGTATAGTTAGTGGTGGTGCTTTTGGTTCTAATCAG gGTTGTCGTCCATATGAGATTGCACCATGTGAACATCACGTAAATGGTACGCGCCCAGCCTGCGATGGTGAACACGGAAAGACTCCCCGATGTCAACATAAATGTCAAGCTAGTTATAAAGGTGATTACGCAAAGGATAAACATTATGGTGCTAAAGCGTATTCCATCGGCCGCAATCAGAGAGACATCcaagaagaaatatataaaaatggtcCTGTTGAGGGAGCATTTACAGTTTATGAAGATTTAATATTGTACAAAGACGGTGTTTATCAACATGTAGTGGGAAAGGCCCTTGGAGGTCACGCTATTCGTATCTTAGGATGGGGAGTTGAAAATAATACACCATACTGGTTAATAGCCAATTCATGGAATACAGATTGGGGAAATAATGGATACTTTAAAATCTTGCGTGGCGAAGATCACTGTGGAATCGAAAGCTCGATATCTGCAGGTATTCCCAGGattgaaaataactaa
- the LOC120775869 gene encoding RNA-binding protein pno1, whose translation MEVENINSDDFLPPTETKKAPKRSADYNTAMQVDEESPLQETKQRLQAPRAKRQKSDTRKISVPPHRYSSLKEHWMKIFTPVVEHMKLQIRFNMKAKQVELRISDETPDISNLQKGADFVKAFLCGFEVDDALALLRLEDLFVETFEVKDVKTLRGDHLSRAIGRLAGKGGRTKFTIENVTKTRIVLADSKIHILGSYQNIQLARRAICNLILGSPPSKVYGNLRSVASRLSERM comes from the exons ATGGAAGTGGAAAATATAAACAGTGATGATTTTTTACCGCCTACCGAGACTAAAAAGGCTCCAAAGCGATCTGCGGATTATAACACAGCGATGCAAGTTGACGAGGAGTCTCCATTGCAGGAAACAAAGCAAAGACTCCAAGCACCGCGTGCAAAACGACAAAAAAGTGATACTAGGAAAATTTCGGTTCCACCGCACAG atACTCATCTCTTAAAGAACATTGGATGAAAATCTTTACTCCGGTAGTCGAGCATATGAAGTTACAAATAAGATTTAATATGAAAGCGAAACAA GTAGAGCTAAGAATTAGCGATGAAACACCTGATATATCTAATCTTCAAAAAGGTGCTGATTTTGTTAAAGCATTCCTTTGTGGATTCGAAGTGGATGACGCTTTGGCGCTGCTTCGTTTAGAAGATTTATTTGTTGAAACATTTGAAGTAAAGGATGTAAAAACTCTACGTGGTGATCACTTGAGTCGCGCAATAGGACGTTTGGCAGGCAAAGGAGGACGCACAAAATTCACTAtagaaaatgttacaaaaactCGCATTGTTTTGGCGGACAGCAAAATTCACATCTTAGGGAGCTATCAAAATATTCAACTAGCACGGAGGGCCATTTGTAATCTTATTCTGGGTTCACCCCCAAGTAAAGTATACGGGAATCTCCGGTCAGTGGCTAGTCGGTTGTCAGAACGTATGTGA